In the genome of Arachis stenosperma cultivar V10309 chromosome 6, arast.V10309.gnm1.PFL2, whole genome shotgun sequence, the window ttttatgaattttttttataaatatgagaataaattatttaacaatatGTTAgtaaaaaatgataatatttattgattatATATAATTGTTACCATGTAATatcaaatcaaaaaaattaaaatatgaatattCATCAGAAATAAGCGCGATaaatgatgataaaaaaaacattttagGTCATCAAAGGCATTTATTGATATGTTGGTGGgtcataataaaatttaatttctttgaaAAGTTGTTACATGGATAATATGTACACATTAAATCCAATTGTAATTTACAAAAAACACAATTTACAATAATAGATTATCAACGAACATAATTTTGGAAAGATATGGTTTGAAATGGTACATAATCTTCTGTCACACTTTTTCCAGGACCAATAGAAGTACAATAGACCATAGAACATAGAGGCAGCTAGAATCAGCAGCCACCAGTGCATGATGACTTCTCAATTTCTCTCCCATCTAGATCATAAGGTTCTTTATTCTGACCTTACTGCACCTTCACACAAATCTAAATTTGGATTCAAGTTCCTCTCTCAAGGTCCTCCTGCCAAGTTTTGGGGTATGCTTGTTTATATATgactttttgttcttttgtttaatatatatattatacataaaGAACGTGCATAATCTATTGTTTGTAAATTAGAAATTTCTACAACATAAAGTTCTGTGTATTGTGTAATATGGAAATATCTCATtctagataattttttaaaaaaatttaaaagctTCTATATGCATAAAGCAGTAAGTCtataagttattatatattatataattttattttggactacaaaaaattagcttattctaataattaaattgttaaatatacttaatgtaaaatttaatataggtaaaaaatttaaatagataaacCCTAATATAAATACTCAAATTAGTGTATATAGGTGTTTTTGTATTCACCAATCCCACCTTTTTTTAGCAAATTAATTACTTAGTATGTCTAATAATACGTACATGTTCTCACCAAATCATCATTGAAGGAAAAAATGCAAAGAAAAGTGGTGAATTTCGTCCAATATCTGCAGCAACACATCAAGTTCTTGGATTCAAGGTAGGTGgactaatttttttgttagtttatcataatattaatattaaggGACTATATATACAAGGGCTGTTGTTAAACATTGCTTTTTCTCTTCAGTTCATCCGTTAAGTTTGTACgaattattattaaaaagtaTCCATGTGTTTCACATATTATGAGTACATTATTGGGGACATATTAACGGTGAAGTGTCTCAGGAGAGTGTGCCCTACTTCAAATGGCTACAAACTGTGAAGGACGATGTTGAACCAAATGAGGAACATGTTCTTCATCAGGTACATGTACATACATGCCCTTTCAATTTTAGTACTATAATTAACTTTAGTAGAAGTTTAGGTGAttgtcacttttttttttattttctttcaaatcAACACTAATcaactttcttcttttttagaCTAGGGTTGTTTGTCTCTCATTATTATTGTGTCTTTACAACTATATCACATGTTGCATTAATtaataagaagaaaaattttattttctacaaATTATATGGTGCTTATATCTATGCTAGGTTTCAACtgctttaattaattttgtatttatttatatattaaaatttgaaagaaaatattattcttattattccTAAATTGATAATGCAATCTTATTTGAAAGCTTTTGCACGTGAAAATTATTACTAATGCAATTGTCAAACGTAATGTTAGTTACTACGTTTAATCCATAAGAAGAGTTTTATTAGGTTTGTGATGAAGTGATGATAATTATATTGTATAAGGTGGTGGTGACAAACGAGATAAGAAAGAAGATAAATGCGGTGAAAAGGATGTTAGGGTCAATGGAAGATGGAGAAATAAGCATATCAGCTTATGACACAGCATGGGTTGGTCTGGTGAGAGATGTTAATGGCGGAGGAGGGCCTGAGTTCCCATCTTGTCTTGAATGGATAGCCAGTAATCAGCTATCTGATGGTTCTTGGGGTGATGCTCAACTTTTCAATGCCCATGATCGCATTCTTAACACCTTGGCTTGTGTTATTGCATTAAGAGCTTGGAATTTGCACCCCCAAAAGTCTGACATGGGTAATTGGTTTATCTATCAATGTCACCTCATCTGtcctctttatttatttatttatttttggttttttacgctttcttgttaataattttatttaaaaatttgttattaatCTCTTAGTAATAAACACCattttaatatttgtatttTCTTAACAATTAAGCatctgttttttttattttattaataaaaaataatttaaatacacaattaattaataattatatatacttttatataaatatacaaatattttatatagaaataaaattttttcatctattattatgtatatttGTATGAATAAACACTCACTCACTTAATCttcaacaaatttaaaattcaatacttttcaataaatttgtattttttaaaagttaattatTCGTATCaaataaatttgtttttctattattttaaagaaatataatagcttataatgatattttttttgagttaattgTCTTATgataaaactttttaaaaatatgtatattCTAAAACTTGATTGAAAGTGACATAAGGTTTAATCTATCCAActgaaataatttttaatgactttaaaaaatattaaaaactaaaacgGCTTATTTGAAATTTGTTTGGGAGCAATCTTTATAAAGTTTTTTTCTACCAACAATGAGATACACCGTATATAGATATATATTGAAGAAcgacattttattttttaaatcacAGGGTTGAAGTTTGTTAAGGAAAATCTAAGCAAGCTTGAGGATGAGAATGTTGAACATATGCCAATCGGGTTTGAAGTAGCTTTCCCTTCTCTTCTCGACTTGGCTCGAAGTATGAATATTGAAGTGCCACATGATTCTCCTATCTTGAAACAAATCTTTGCCATGAGAGACCTAAAGCTCACAAAGTACATATTATTTTTACTGTATATactttattctattatatattaattaatcaatgtttgtgatataatattaatatgATTGATGTGTTTAATTAGAATACCAATGGAGGTGCTTCATAAGGTGCCCACAACACTGCTTCATAGTTTGGAGGGAATGGCGAATTTGGATTGGAAAAGACTCTTGAAATTGCAGTCACAAGATGGTTCATTCTTGTTCTCTCCATCATCCACAGCATACGCTTTCATGCAAACCAGTGATGAAAATGCTCTCAAATATTTGGAGAAAACTGTGAAAAGGTTTAACGGGGGAGGTAGGTAATTACAACAATGCCCATATCTatataacactatctggatcaTAATTAATTGTTACTAATTTTGGCAGTTCCAAACGTTTATCCCGTGGATTTATTTGAGCACATTTGGGCTGTTGATCGATTAGAACGTTTAGGTATTTCAAGATATTTTCAGACAGAAATTAAAGAATGTATGGAATATGTTTCAAGGTAAATTCGTGGGATTGTTTGTTTTAGATTTTGACTTATTTAATATATGTGGAATATTATTGTAAAATtagtcaaataaaaaattttcagatATTGGACCGAGAAGGGTATTTGTTGGGCAAGAAATTCGGAAGTTCAAGATATTGACGATACTGCAATGGCATTTAGATTGCTAAGGTTACATGGCCACCAAGTTTCACCCGGTAAAATTAGAGATACATTTGATAATAATATATCAATGGTTTTAgaaatgattaaattattaattattgtactAAATTTGATAGATGCATTCAAGCATTTTGAGAAAAGTGGCGACTTCTTCTGCTTTGCTGGACAATCAAATCAAGCTATAACTGGGATATACAATCTTCATAGAGCTTCTCAAGTGTTGTTTCCTGGAGAGAAGATTCTTGAGGATGCCAAACTTTTTTCGTCCAAATTTTTAACTGAGAAACGGTTGGCTAATGAGATAGTGGATAAATGGATCATAACAAAAGATTTGCCTGGTGAGGTGGGTTATCATTTCATTACTGCTGATGATCatgttttattctttttcttgttttaatattttgttgttaaaacttctttttcttttcttatttaattttgccAGAGCGATTGTTAATTAAACCCTTTCTAATATTTTATAGGTGAGCTATGCTTTGGATGTGCCTTGGTATGCTAGCTTACCCCTGTTAGAGACAAGATTTTACATAGAACAATATGGCGGTGAAAATGATATTTGGATTGGCAAGTCACTTTACAGGTAGAATTAGTTCTTTAATCCAGACATTAATGGATCAATTAATATTATGTGTTTTGCCACACATGACATAGTCACATAACTTGTGAGAAATTAACTTTATTTTGTTACTCTTTGATTTTAGTGTATGTGTATTTAACTCTTATTTTTCGCTCTTAAATGAATTGCTCTTTTGACAGGATGCCCTACgtgaataataatatttatctaGAGCTTGCTAAATTAGATTACAACAACTGCCAAGATATGCTCTCTGCAGAATGGGAGAAAATCCAAAGGTGAGGGCTTCAATTATGTAATATTGCAACACTTTTTTTTACAAAGATAACAAAAAACTGAACTCCCAATTTTGGCAATGGAAATTATTAGGTGGTACTTGGAAACAGGATTAGAGGAATTTGGAGTGAGCAAAGAAAGTGTTCTGCAAAGTTATTTTGTGGCGGCAGCCAGCATGTTCGAGCCTGAGAAGTCCCTAGAGCGACTCGCATGGGCTAAAACCACGACTTTGATCGAGACATTGAAGTCCTATACAGGGGATGAAGAAGCAAGGAGGGTTTTTTTAGAACAATTCAATAACAGCATTAACAGACAAGACTTTCCAAAGAAGTAAGGGTTTATCTAACTTCTGCCCTAAATGCACATATTAAGTTTACAAATTAAAGAAGTTTGtattgtaaatataaaaaatttaaatttctaatgcatttatattatattcattaaatgaaaacatttaaattttttcacgGTAAGGTTGTCATGTGCCCTATGTTAACTAAACCCAAAAAGTAAATAGATTATTAGGTATCATACTTAGCTTGAGAAAATTGAGTCTGTAGTAAATATGATATACATGAGAGATTCAAGTTGTGACACATTCAATCTTACCTTGCATGCGAATGTACTACTGCAGGTGGCTAGATAAGAGCAACGAAACAGAAAAACTTGTTTGCATTTTGCTGATAACTATTGAGTATCTTGGATTGGAGTTTTTTCGAACTCGTGGGCAGGAAATTTCTCATTATTTGAATCAAATTGTGAGTATTCTTTTCTAGTGACACCATAAAATGTATCTTATGAAATGtgcatcgaatggtaatgtgCAAGAATGTGAACATTTCTTCTGAATTGGTCAGTGGCAAAGTTGGTTGTTTAGTTGGCAAAAAGAAGGAAGCAGCTCCACAAGGGAAGCGGAGCTGATTTTGAAAACCATACATATAATGAGTGGCTGTTGGTCACAAGAGCTACAGCTAAATCTTCAGTATCAGAAATTGCTGCAAGTCACTAACAAAGTTTGCCATAAACTCAGAGATTACCAAAGTAGTAAGGTCAGTtgtaacaataataatataattaagaaGTTTCTAATATTATGCCAACGACCAAGATTCTGTTGTTAAAATTTTACAATTCTTAAATTTGTTAGGAGGCAAATGTGaatgacagctgcaacatgaGTGGAACCAGAGTCACTACACCACAAATAGAATCAGAAATGCAAGAGCTTTCGCAAACAGTGCTCCAAAATTCCCCAGATGGCATTCAGAATCAACCCCGTGTTAAGAATTCATTTCTTATGGTGGCTAAGAGTTTCTACTATGCTGCCTATTTTGACTATCAGACAATTATATCACACATTGACAAAGTTCTATTTCAAAAAGTGATGTAATTTTCGTTTATCGGATTTGGGATATAAACCTTGAAACTTCTAAGATGTCACCCGTGTTTCCTTTTTTTCTCAGCAAATCATCATTTAtgcaataaaataaatcatCAAAGGCATGGACACTTTGATAAGATAGTATGAAATTTCTTAGTTGTTCTGAAGCTCTTGGCACTCAGCCAGAGAGATATGTAACATATTGTAGTGTACTTGACCTCTATGATGAGATATTAAATAAACCATTCCTTTTACAATCAAGAAGTGACCCAAGCGATAAACATCATCAATAAGGTTGATTTTacaagtaataaaataaattaaaccatgCATTAAGGTAACTCTTAACTAAATAGTGTCTACTTCTGGAGGTAAGACGCCAAGTTGAGCTCGATGTCTTCTTTGGCCTGTTTATCAAACGGTTCCTCACCCAGATATAAATCTAAGATTGACTTACACAGGAGTTTACTCTGGATGCTTCCCACTTCCTGTCCATCAACTACAACAAATAAAGATAATGTCAAAGCCTCAAATGTATAACTAAAATACAAATCATATGATGAATGGCACATTCATCGAACAAGGTGCTTACAGAACATGCACTGGAAAAACAGAAGCACCTACCTCCACTTTGAAAAGTTCTTAAAAGAAACCTCTAAACAAAGACAAACCTCAACCATTATCTGTTATATTTATACTTGCCATTTTCTGTTGATAGTAAGAAATATGCTTTATAGGTTTGATGGAGAGCTTCTACATGATCAAATTGTCAACCTCAGAATATAAAATATGATGTATTATTATAGGGAACTCCTTAAGTTAGACTAAGCACTAATGAAAGAAAGAAGCAACCAGAAATTACAGATGCATGAGTCCTCAACTAAATCTTCCGAATTAATATTCAGAAGACCTGAATTCTCATCATACACATAGTTCATCAAGCATAAGAGATAAGTATGCACTACATTATAATTCTATGAGTTAAGAAGATGGAGATGGAGACATGCACAGGGATAAGGATATCTTACTTGATGTGCGGAGAACATAGCCCTTCTCTCTTGAGATGTTAATCACAGATCCTTTTGGTATTTTGATTTCATCTTTGAATTGTGCAGTGAACCTGCACCACAGCTTGATAGTAACTAATTATAATATGAACCAAAAATTCCCCCCACCTAGTTGGTCCGAACTGATATATAATGCTCTCAACTTTAATAAGATTTTTGAAGCATTCTAGATATATATCCACAATTCCACATGTATTCTTAGTGTTCAAGAATTTGGAAGTGAATCTAGAATTTCATGACAAGTTTAACACTAGTACACATAATGAATGATGACCACTTCTCATGATAATAGGATATGAAGAACAAGAATGCTTTACCTTTGAAGCAATTCCTTATTATCCGATCCACCAAACTTTTGCAGCCTGCTACCTACAGATTCCTCAAACGCAGACCGCACGGAACTAATGCTCAATCTTCCATACACAATTTGAAGACTAACGGTCATGGATATATCATTCTCCAATATATCTTCAGTGAATTCCTTATTTCCCTTCAATTCCAAAGCAGAAAGCTTCTCAAATTTTCCAGCAAGACATTCCTTTATGTCATTGTCATCAGCATAAACACCTGCAACAAAAAATTCCAAATCCAAGCATATATCGGTAACATTCTAGATTTGCTTTATCAACACATTCTAAATacttagaatttaaaataataattgaagagaaaaaaaacGTTGTATACCGAATGCGTAGACGTCAATGTTCTTCAAACCGAAAACGCTCTTTCTGCGCAAGCCAATGCCGCAGAGCTTCTGAGAATCGCCGAGAACGGAAGGGAACGTTGCTCCGCTCTTGGACTCAACGACGGGGACGGACATGTCGGCGAGGCTAAGGGTACCCCACGCGGGGAGAGAAGTACGGTCCgaagagaagaggaagttgaGCGCGCTCTCCAAGAATTGGCGgtgagaggaggaggaggaggaggaggaagtgAGGACGGCGAATGCTGCTGTGGCTCCGACGGCGGTAGCTCCAACTGCGGCGGCGACGGGGAAGGAGGAGAGAGGGCGGGAATAATGAGGTGGTTGGGTCTGAGAAAACGAGAAGGGGAAGCGCAGTGacgccattttttttttattttcgttaCTAAAAACTCATTCAGCGGTGAATACACGCTTCATTACAGAGAGCCaaaattagttataaaaaggtttaattaatctgttggtccctatagttttacAATTTTAAATTAGGTTCTTATaccttttttctttcaattggTCCTTatacgttaatttttttttaatttaatcctTATTAACGTTAAATGTCAAAAAAATGTTAGTAAATTGTGAAATTACTTGTATACCTTTAAGGacccaattgaaaagaaaaaaaaaagtatagaaacttaattaaaaatttgattaaacTATAAATATTCAATGAAAGATATTTCTATAATCCATATTCAATGATTCTACAACATTATAATACCATACAAtaatctttaaataataaaaattattcttaaacaaaatatatttatataatgaaCCTTAAGTATTAGAATGATAATAATTTTGAGTATTCATACATCTCACACTAATGTAAACCTACTCATTAAAATATGCATGAGACCACTTAGAGTTTACTACTAATAAACTacaaaaaaccaaaatattATATCCTATAAAAGTATCTTTTAGTAAAAGACATCATTAATCAACCATATGTCTTCAATTTCCAAAATTCTATCTTTATCAATAAACCATCATGATAAACATCTCAATTTTTATTTACACCTCTAAAATTATCCtgcataattatataaaaaaataattatagttTGAACAAAGTGcaacaagaaaaagaataattatCTTAATCTTCTATTGGATTGAATTATATCAAGTGCAGCAAACAAATGAGCTAAAAATAGAATTGTAAAAATCAATTGTGCAAAATAGAATTATAGAAAATAAAGTTGCAGTAAACAGAagttcaaaaaataaaattgccTGAATTATATTAGTTTAATTTAAACATAGTTGCAGtaaataaaagtttaattattataaCCAAAAAGAACATTCCTGAGTGCTATAGATATAAGTCAGAGATATTAAACAAAAGGTAAAAACATACCTGCAGTGCACACTCATTGATTCTTGTATATCAAAAGACTCATTCCTTTGCTTTAAAGTAGGATATCCACCAAAGTATGAGCCATCGAATTCTCCAAATCTACTTATATTTTTCTCATAGATATAAGTTAAATTCTTAAGAACTGGTGAAGGTGTGGGTGATTTTGGCATAAACTCAATAGCTTCTTCCACAAGAAGGTAACATACCGGGCATGCTGCACATAAACAACCCAGAAATATACATAATTAGCCTATATCTATATTATCCCTCATCCTTTGCATCATAAATTACTGAAGTTTGAAGAACTGACACAAGCAGGGATAATGGCTGCAATTCCAAATTATTTAAACACaaatttttctataaattcTTACAGCACacaaaaattgtaaaataaGACTTATGCCATGGCCCGGTACACTTTGGGTCAGaaatattcttaaattaaaagaatatttttaaattcataaatcATAACCATGATCTAGCAACACATGCAGAATTCAATAATGCAATCTATTTCTGTCCGGATCCACCAATGGCATTATTTACCGTTCACATATAGCAAATGCTTTCACAAAAATACTACCCAACCAATGTATCCACAACCATAATGCAGGGGATAATAGTGTAACTGTTagaatttggttgaattagtcccacattgcttaggatagcaaatggagtgggtggcctaggctataaatacgaggctaagttctccatttgtttttgcatcagtcagaaacactttaaacttgtatctgatttttcttttcctctgtactctttgattagagagtgttgtgaggtgtagttagatatttgctttgagagagtgtgggtgtactggggtgcc includes:
- the LOC130935644 gene encoding fatty-acid-binding protein 1 codes for the protein MASLRFPFSFSQTQPPHYSRPLSSFPVAAAVGATAVGATAAFAVLTSSSSSSSSHRQFLESALNFLFSSDRTSLPAWGTLSLADMSVPVVESKSGATFPSVLGDSQKLCGIGLRRKSVFGLKNIDVYAFGVYADDNDIKECLAGKFEKLSALELKGNKEFTEDILENDISMTVSLQIVYGRLSISSVRSAFEESVGSRLQKFGGSDNKELLQRFTAQFKDEIKIPKGSVINISREKGYVLRTSIDGQEVGSIQSKLLCKSILDLYLGEEPFDKQAKEDIELNLASYLQK
- the LOC130933784 gene encoding ent-copalyl diphosphate synthase, chloroplastic, producing MLGSMEDGEISISAYDTAWVGLVRDVNGGGGPEFPSCLEWIASNQLSDGSWGDAQLFNAHDRILNTLACVIALRAWNLHPQKSDMGLKFVKENLSKLEDENVEHMPIGFEVAFPSLLDLARSMNIEVPHDSPILKQIFAMRDLKLTKIPMEVLHKVPTTLLHSLEGMANLDWKRLLKLQSQDGSFLFSPSSTAYAFMQTSDENALKYLEKTVKRFNGGVPNVYPVDLFEHIWAVDRLERLGISRYFQTEIKECMEYVSRYWTEKGICWARNSEVQDIDDTAMAFRLLRLHGHQVSPDAFKHFEKSGDFFCFAGQSNQAITGIYNLHRASQVLFPGEKILEDAKLFSSKFLTEKRLANEIVDKWIITKDLPGEVSYALDVPWYASLPLLETRFYIEQYGGENDIWIGKSLYRMPYVNNNIYLELAKLDYNNCQDMLSAEWEKIQRWYLETGLEEFGVSKESVLQSYFVAAASMFEPEKSLERLAWAKTTTLIETLKSYTGDEEARRVFLEQFNNSINRQDFPKKWLDKSNETEKLVCILLITIEYLGLEFFRTRGQEISHYLNQIWQSWLFSWQKEGSSSTREAELILKTIHIMSGCWSQELQLNLQYQKLLQVTNKVCHKLRDYQSSKEANVNDSCNMSGTRVTTPQIESEMQELSQTVLQNSPDGIQNQPRVKNSFLMVAKSFYYAAYFDYQTIISHIDKVLFQKVM